The stretch of DNA CTGTTGAATTTAGTTTGCCAGGGCATGTCCCCCATCCAGTACACGCTATGAACTTCCCGCAGCCCGCCACTCGGGGGATACTCGTCTATCCCCTGAGTGGCCTATCACAATAAGAGAGGCCCCGGGGTCGGGGCCGATCCGCGAGCCTGCCATGCAGCTCGCGGCGAGAGGTTGTCAATAATAGTGAAACCCGCCACATATAACCCGCACAAAATAATCCACAAAAAAACGCAGGGATAAATCCCTGCCGGCTTCCTTTTTCTCCGGTTTATCGGCGCCTTAAATATGCTCCGGGTCATACAATTAGGACAGGAGTGGAGAATATCATGAGCAAAGATCCTTTGAGAGAGGGAAGGCTCGGCGACGGCCGTCCGCCCGAGGTCTGGAGCTACCTCTCGTCCCGCGAGGCCGACCGGTTCATAGGGGATGCAGATATCCTCGTGGATATCGCCCACCTGCTGATGCTCGAAAAACAGAATATCATCGGCAGGGAAGCGGCCGAAAAGATCATGACTGTCCTTCTTGACCTTCATGAAAACGGACTGCCCGATTCGGTCTTCAACGAGAAATTCGAGGATGTCCATGCAGGAATCGAGGCCCTTGTAATAGAGAAGACAGGGATCGATACCGGCGGAAGGCTGCACATGGGCAGGTCCAGGAACGACGAGGTCGCGACATGTGCACGCGTCAGGCTGAAGACCGGCATGGCGGAGATCATGGCGGGAATAAATAAAGTCCGGGATGTCCTGATCGAAAAGGCCGGGCAGAATACAGAATCCTACATGCCCGGATTCACCCACCTCCAGCACGCACAGCCTACGACTCTCGCACATTATATGATGAACTACGAGCAGGTGTTTACGAGGGACTTTGAGAGGTTCGGGGATGCATACCTCCGTCTCGATCTCTGCCCGCTCGGGGCGGCTGCGTTCGCTTCGACCGGATACCCGATCGACAGGGAGTATACGGCGGAGCTTCTCGGGTTCTCAGGAGTTCTCGAAAACTCGATGGACTGCGTCGCCGGGAGGGACGTATTCATAGAGGTCATCTCCGCATGCTCCATACTGATGACGACCCTGAGCCGGATGTGCGAGGAGTTAATACTGTGGAGCTCGTCGTTCGTCAACTTCATTGAGCTCGCGGATGAATACTGCTCGACAAGTTCGATAATGCCGCAGAAGAAGAATCCCGACTGTGCGGAGATCATGAGGGGAAAGGCAGGATCGGTCCTCGGCGCACTTACAGCCTCGATGACGATAGTGAAGGGGCTGCCGATGAGCTACAACCGCGACCTGCAGGATCTCTGGCCGCATCTCTGGAGATCGGTTGAGGACGTAAAAGCGTCGCTTGCGATAATAGCCGGGATGATAGACACTGCGACGTTCAACACAGAGCGGATGAACGAAGAGGCAGGAAAAGGATTTTCGACCGCGACCGAACTGGCCGACGTGATGGTCAGGGAGTTCGGGCTCCCGTTCCGGACGGCGCACGGGATAACGGGCAGGGCTGTCAGGATGAAGAAGATAGATATCGACACTCTCGAAGAAGCGGCGGTGGAGATGGCGGGGATCTCGCTCAAAAAACTCGGCATGACCGAAGAGGACGTGAAACGGGCTCTCGGTGTCGCGTACTCGGTGAACGAGAGGTCTGCGACAGGCGGGCCTGCACCGGAGGCTGTTATGGCGTCGATCGCCGGAAAGACGGCCGCACTGAAAGAAGATGCGGAATGGCTGGCAGATATTAAAATACAGAATGAAGAGGCGAACAAGAGGATGATAGAAGCAGCAGAGGAGCTGAGAGGTTGAGTACAGGAATAGAGCCGGGAGACAGGGTCGGCTGCACCTACGCGGGAAAAGAGCTCGAAGGATTTTATATTACAGAGCGGGACGGCAAAGCGGTGATCAAGCTCGACTCGGGATACAACCTGGGAATCGATGCTAAAATCCTGACAAAACTCAGGACACAGGCGCCCAGGCCCCATTCTGCAAAGAAAATAGAGCAGGACGAGAGCCTCCCGCAGTTGTCGATAGTCTCGACGGGCGGAACGATCGCATCGAAGATCGATTACAGGACAGGAGCTGTCACAAGCCAGTTCGAGGCGGACGACATCCTGAGGGCGATCCCCGGACTTGCAAAGATCGGGCATTTCAGCGCCCAGGTTCCGGCAACGATCCTCTCCGAGAATATGACTCCTGCAATCTGGAGGAAGCTTGCATCGACGGTCTGCGACGAGATCAAAAAGGGCTCGCGGGGAGTGATCGTCACCCACGGAACGGATACGATGGCATACTCGGCGGCGGCCTTAAGCTTCATGATCGAAACACCGGTCCCGATCGTCTTCGTGGGATCGCAGAGATCGGCCGACCGTCCTTCGAGCGACAACGTGATGAACGGCCTGTGCAGTGCTGCTGCCGCCGTCTCGGACCTCGGCGAGGTCTCGGTTGTCATGCACGCGACGACCAACGACGATTACTGTGCGATCCACAGGGGAACGAGGGTCCGGAAGATGCACACCTCAAGGAGGGACGCATTCACAACGATAGGTTCGGATATCCTCGGAACCGTGGACTACCCGTCGCTGGATGTTAAGCTCTCGTGCTCTGCGGCAAGGAGAAAAGAGGAAGGCACAGAGCCGGTCTTAAACGATAAACTCGAAGAGAAAGTAGGAATCCTTTATTTCTATCCGGGAATGTCGCCCGAGGTCGTCGAGGCGTTCAAAGGCTACAGGGGTCTCGTGGTGATGGGGACCGGACTCGGTCACACGGCGTCAGGGTGCATCCCGGCACTGAGATCGCTGGTGAAGGACGGGACTTCGGTCGTGATGACATCACAGTGCTTAAACGGCCGGGTCTGCGACAGGGTCTACGATACCGGACGCGACCTGCTGAATGCAGGTATTATAGAGGGCGGGGATATGCTGCCCGAAGCTGCGATGGTCAAGCTCATGTGGGTGCTCGGAAACGAGAGCGATCCGGACAGGGTTGCAGAACTGATGCGGACTAATCTCCGCGGCGAACTTGGGAGGTGTACGCCGAATGGATTATGAGAAGATCGGACTTATGGCCGGAATCGAGATCCACCAGCAGCTCGATACGGCTGAAAAGCTCTTCTGCCACTGCCCGACGACGCTCAGGGACGTGGACGAGAGGTGCGGCGAATTTAAGAGGTACCTGAGGGCGACCGAGAGCGAGATGGGCGAGATCGACAGGGCGGCCGAGGAGGAGATGAAGAAGCAGGACCGCATCTACACCTACTACGCATACGATACGACATGCCTTGTTGAAAACGACGAGGAGCCGCCCGCCCCCATGAATCCGGAGGCGCTCGGGCTTTCGCTGACTCTCGCGAAGATGATGGGAATGACTCCGGTCCAGCAGGTCCACGTGATGAGAAAGCTCGTCATCGACGGCTCGAACACGAGCGGATTCCAGAGGACGGCGCTTGTGGCTCTCAACGGCATTCTTCCGGCAGGGGCGAGGATCGAGTCGATCTGTCTCGAAGAGGAGGCGGCACAGAGAGTCGAAGGCGATACGTTCTCCCTCGACAGGCTGGGGATTCCTCTCGCCGAGATCACCACCGGACCGGACATGAGAACGCCCGGGCAGGTGAAGGAGGTTGCGGCATATATCGGAATGCTTCTCCGCTCGACCGGCAGGGTGAAGAGGGGCCTTGGGACGATCAGGCAGGATGTCAATATCTCGATCAGGGACGGTGCGAGGGTCGAGATCAAGGGCGTCCAGGACTTAAGCCTTATAGACGAGGTCGTCAGGCGCGAGGCGCTCAGGCAGCAGAACCTAGTGGAGATCGCCGGCGAGCTTAAGAAGAGGGGTGCGTCGGTCGGCGAAGAGGTCGTCGATGTCACCGATCTTTTCAAGGATACGGGATCGTCGATCCTCAAACGGGCGAAGTGCATACTTGCGATAAAGCTCTGCGGATTCGGGGGACTTGTAGGAAAGGAGATCCAGCCCGGGAGAAGGCTCGGGTCGGAGATGTCCGACTATGCAAAGAAGTGCGGCGTCGGCGGTTTGTTCCACACAGACGAGCTCCCGGCCTACGGGGTAACCGCCGAAGAGGTGAAGATCTTAAAAGATCGGCTTGCCGCTGGTGCTTCGGACTGCGTGATCCTTGTCGCAGACACGAAGAAAAAATCCGAATGTGCAATCGGCCAGATAAAGAAGCGTGCAGCTATGGCATTCGACGGAGTGCCGGAGGAGACCCGCAAGATGCTCGAAGAGGGAAGTTCGGCATACATGAGGCCGCTGCCCGGGGCCGCGAGGATGTATCCTGAGACCGATGTTCTCCCCGTGGACATCAGCGGCGAATACTGGGATTCGCTTGAGCTGCCCGAACTTATCACCAATAAGGAAAAGCGTTTTGCGGGTGAGTTCGGGCTCGACGAATCGCTCGCAAGACAGATGGCCTATTCGTCAAAGGCAGGCCTGTTCGAGGAAGCGGTATCGAAGGGAGTCAAACCGAACCTTGCGGCGAGGACGATCTACTCGACGATCAGGGAGTTGAGGCGTGACGGTGTCAGCACCGGACGCATCAGGGACGAAGAGATTATTGAACTGCTTCTCGCAGTCGAGAGAGGTAGTGCTGCCAAAGAGGCGATTCCCGATATCCTGAGAGCGGTGTCGACTGGCGACAGTGTTTCGGCAGCGATGGAGAAGATCGCACCGTCCGTCTCCGAAGAGGAACTTTCCGCCGTAATCGCCGGAATAATCGAAGATCGGATCGATTTCGTAAAGGAGCAGGGCATGAGATCCCTCGGACCTTTAATGGGCGTTGTGATGAAGGAGATGCGTGGCAGGGTCGACGGGAAAGTTATCAGCGAAGTATTGAAAAAAGAACTCCAGAAAGTCTTATAACCGGATTATCCCTACGATTCATTTATTTTTTATTTTAAAAATTGTCCCCGGCCAACTCCTGAGAATATGAGTATTTAGCGATCAAATCTGCAAACATATATCTACAGGAATTTCAATTAGTAAATGAATGAATCCCGTAATTGATGCATATAATGAGCGTCAGGAGGAAATAAGGGGGATTTTTCGATCCAGACTCATTACACAGATTCTTATTGCCCTGGGCAGCGGAGAAAAATCGCTTTCTGAACTTCGCGACATAACAGGAAGTTCTTCACAGGCGATTATTCCAAAGATAAGACAGCTGGAAGCGTTAAGTTATATCGAATCGACGAAGGAGGGTTATCGCCTTACAATCATAGGAAAGATCCTGGAAAAAGAGATTGAAAAGCTTGTAAAAATCATCAGCCTCTCCGATTCAAACCGTGAATTCTGGTATAATCACGATACTAAAGACATACCTGCCGAATTCCTTGAAAATATCGGCGATCTTCATAATTCAGCAATAATCCATAACACAGAAGACAATATATTAAAAGTTCATTTTAATTTTATAAAATTATTAGATGAAGCATCGTTCATAAAAGGAATTTCATCGTTTATGAGTCCTTCACATGCAGAAATAATAAAAAAATCCGTATTGAGAGGAATTCAGGTAGAGCTGATTGTAACTTCAGAAATTTCAGCAAAGATGAAGGAAGAGCCATATGAAGCAATTTTAAAAACGATAATTGATCGTGACAATTTCAGGATCTACGTCTATCCTAAAGCGATAAAAATCGGAATGACTGTAACGGACAATTGCCTCTCCCTTGGATTATATTCCAAAGAGCCTGATTTCTACGATTTCACTGCTGATCTTATCAATTCTGACGAAATAGCAATTGAATGGGGACAAAGACTTTTCGAATATTACAGATCAAGTTCCAAAGATTTTGCTATCAATCACCAGGATTAAAAATAATTTTATAAAATATACATACATAATTATCCTGATCCATTAACATTCATCGACACAATAAATGTTAATGATCCATTTTCACCAATTTCCATGCACAACATTGCACTGGAAAAAAACATTATAATCCCTGACTTCAGCAGGATTATCCAAACACTTGTCTACAGCTCGTTGTATCTCTCCTTTGCCGGAGGCGCAATGGTTTTTCTTTCATGCTCGCTTCAGGACCTGGCATTCAGCCCGGTTGCGGCCCTGATCATGATACTCGTAACATACGGCGTATATAACCTCAACAGGAAAACCGACGAAGCGGAAGATATGATGAACCATTATGAAAGATATCACTTTACAAAAAAACACGGTTCATTTCTGTACAGATCATCGATCCTGTCGTACATCACTGCTGCAGGGATTGGAATGATTTATGGAACCGAAGCCCTTTTCATGACATTACTGCCTCTTATTGCAGGAATTTTATACAGTATCCCTATCTTCCCAAAGAGTATAGGTTTTTCAAGGATCAAAGAAGTCCCGGTTTTAAAAAGCCTGATTGTCGCTTTAGCATGGGCGATTCCTCCGGCCTTTCTGCCGGTCTACCTTTCATCCACCCTCCCGGGATTTTCGACTTACATCGTCGCATTGTTTTTTTTCATTCTGGTTTTCACAAGTACGGTTGTATTTGATATAAGGGATGTAAAAGGAGACATTGCTTCAGGAGTCCGGACAATCCCTGCAATGCTGGGTAAAGAAAGAACAGTCGTGCTTCTTTCAGTACTTAACATTTCAGCAGGTCTGGTCATAGTTTATTTTGGATTAGAAGGGCTTCCATCCCCACAGGTTTTATTCCTTTTGCTCAGTATGGTATATGTACAGTGCTATCTCATCTATTCCCTCAGGGAGAATATTACCAAAATGATCTATGAAATTTTCATTGACGGCAAATTCATCATTCTTATGGGAGTGTATGCCTTATTGTGCTGTCTCTGGATATAACCAATTATTCCCATTTTTTTGATTAATTTAGAAATCATTATTTTGCCAATTATAGTCAATTAATCAGATCGATTAATTTTCATCATCATAATAAATGTCAATAGATAAGACGAAGATGTAAGTGGAGAGTCACTCCGTTAGGAACGACGGATGAACTCCAGTTATTTATCAAAGAGTCTATAGACCTGCAAACGGACATACCGGAAAACCAAATTATCAGGCTGGAAGGGGGGCACCATTCACCTGCTAATAATTCAATTCACGTCGTCTTAATCATCAAAACAGGATCAGACATTTTTGAATTTTCAATTCCCTGTCTTCTCT from Methanolacinia petrolearia DSM 11571 encodes:
- a CDS encoding helix-turn-helix transcriptional regulator — protein: MNPVIDAYNERQEEIRGIFRSRLITQILIALGSGEKSLSELRDITGSSSQAIIPKIRQLEALSYIESTKEGYRLTIIGKILEKEIEKLVKIISLSDSNREFWYNHDTKDIPAEFLENIGDLHNSAIIHNTEDNILKVHFNFIKLLDEASFIKGISSFMSPSHAEIIKKSVLRGIQVELIVTSEISAKMKEEPYEAILKTIIDRDNFRIYVYPKAIKIGMTVTDNCLSLGLYSKEPDFYDFTADLINSDEIAIEWGQRLFEYYRSSSKDFAINHQD
- the gatD gene encoding Glu-tRNA(Gln) amidotransferase subunit GatD, with amino-acid sequence MSTGIEPGDRVGCTYAGKELEGFYITERDGKAVIKLDSGYNLGIDAKILTKLRTQAPRPHSAKKIEQDESLPQLSIVSTGGTIASKIDYRTGAVTSQFEADDILRAIPGLAKIGHFSAQVPATILSENMTPAIWRKLASTVCDEIKKGSRGVIVTHGTDTMAYSAAALSFMIETPVPIVFVGSQRSADRPSSDNVMNGLCSAAAAVSDLGEVSVVMHATTNDDYCAIHRGTRVRKMHTSRRDAFTTIGSDILGTVDYPSLDVKLSCSAARRKEEGTEPVLNDKLEEKVGILYFYPGMSPEVVEAFKGYRGLVVMGTGLGHTASGCIPALRSLVKDGTSVVMTSQCLNGRVCDRVYDTGRDLLNAGIIEGGDMLPEAAMVKLMWVLGNESDPDRVAELMRTNLRGELGRCTPNGL
- the gatE gene encoding Glu-tRNA(Gln) amidotransferase subunit GatE, whose amino-acid sequence is MDYEKIGLMAGIEIHQQLDTAEKLFCHCPTTLRDVDERCGEFKRYLRATESEMGEIDRAAEEEMKKQDRIYTYYAYDTTCLVENDEEPPAPMNPEALGLSLTLAKMMGMTPVQQVHVMRKLVIDGSNTSGFQRTALVALNGILPAGARIESICLEEEAAQRVEGDTFSLDRLGIPLAEITTGPDMRTPGQVKEVAAYIGMLLRSTGRVKRGLGTIRQDVNISIRDGARVEIKGVQDLSLIDEVVRREALRQQNLVEIAGELKKRGASVGEEVVDVTDLFKDTGSSILKRAKCILAIKLCGFGGLVGKEIQPGRRLGSEMSDYAKKCGVGGLFHTDELPAYGVTAEEVKILKDRLAAGASDCVILVADTKKKSECAIGQIKKRAAMAFDGVPEETRKMLEEGSSAYMRPLPGAARMYPETDVLPVDISGEYWDSLELPELITNKEKRFAGEFGLDESLARQMAYSSKAGLFEEAVSKGVKPNLAARTIYSTIRELRRDGVSTGRIRDEEIIELLLAVERGSAAKEAIPDILRAVSTGDSVSAAMEKIAPSVSEEELSAVIAGIIEDRIDFVKEQGMRSLGPLMGVVMKEMRGRVDGKVISEVLKKELQKVL
- the argH gene encoding argininosuccinate lyase; the protein is MSKDPLREGRLGDGRPPEVWSYLSSREADRFIGDADILVDIAHLLMLEKQNIIGREAAEKIMTVLLDLHENGLPDSVFNEKFEDVHAGIEALVIEKTGIDTGGRLHMGRSRNDEVATCARVRLKTGMAEIMAGINKVRDVLIEKAGQNTESYMPGFTHLQHAQPTTLAHYMMNYEQVFTRDFERFGDAYLRLDLCPLGAAAFASTGYPIDREYTAELLGFSGVLENSMDCVAGRDVFIEVISACSILMTTLSRMCEELILWSSSFVNFIELADEYCSTSSIMPQKKNPDCAEIMRGKAGSVLGALTASMTIVKGLPMSYNRDLQDLWPHLWRSVEDVKASLAIIAGMIDTATFNTERMNEEAGKGFSTATELADVMVREFGLPFRTAHGITGRAVRMKKIDIDTLEEAAVEMAGISLKKLGMTEEDVKRALGVAYSVNERSATGGPAPEAVMASIAGKTAALKEDAEWLADIKIQNEEANKRMIEAAEELRG
- a CDS encoding UbiA family prenyltransferase — protein: MHNIALEKNIIIPDFSRIIQTLVYSSLYLSFAGGAMVFLSCSLQDLAFSPVAALIMILVTYGVYNLNRKTDEAEDMMNHYERYHFTKKHGSFLYRSSILSYITAAGIGMIYGTEALFMTLLPLIAGILYSIPIFPKSIGFSRIKEVPVLKSLIVALAWAIPPAFLPVYLSSTLPGFSTYIVALFFFILVFTSTVVFDIRDVKGDIASGVRTIPAMLGKERTVVLLSVLNISAGLVIVYFGLEGLPSPQVLFLLLSMVYVQCYLIYSLRENITKMIYEIFIDGKFIILMGVYALLCCLWI